TTGATTCCCTTTTTAAAAAAAGTTTTAGATAATATAAATTATAGATGTAATCATTGCCATCAAATCTATCTTTCCCGGGCAAGATACCGATAGTTACCGACCTGCCTTTTTTGCTCCTCTACAGGCATGCTCCACCACCCCGCCAAGCCCGCCGCAAATAAGCATATGGCCGGCTTTGGCAATCTCTTGCCCTATTTTGGTAGGCAATTTTGCCTATCTCGCCCGAACATTCACTACCGCCTACCACTGCAATTAGTAAATTCTTCTTCTTTTCGATATCTTTCATCTTAAGTATAAAGGTATTCCCTTGTAAGAGGCAGAGAATTATTCAGCCCATTTGTAAAAGTAATTTGATATAAACGGGAAGTTCCATATCTAAAGTTGACTGAGGCAGCCTTAAAGCCAAGATACCACAACCGCAGAAGTCTTTCACCAATTATGGTTTTGATTTTTTCCGAATGTTCTTTTATTTGATTTGTCCATTCATCAAGGGTCTTTGCATAATGAAGTCTAAGGTTCTCGACATCTGTAATTGTAAGTCCGTTTTTTCCCAACAGATTAACAATTTCAGCAAGAGACGGAACATAGTATCCGGGAAAAAGATATTTGCTTGTAAAAACTTCTTCGGGCATATCAAACTCATGTCCCATCGTATGAAGTAATCCTATCCCTTCAAGTCTTGTTAAGGATTTTATTGTTTTAATGAACATTGGAAAGTATTTTTTTCCCACATGTTCAGCCATGCCTATGGAAACCAATTTGGAGAAATTACCTTTCATGTTGCGATAATCCTCAAAAAGAAATGTAACCCGGTTTTCAAGTCCCTCTTTTTTAGTCAGTTCTTTGGAGTATTCGTATTGCTCTTTTGAAATTGTACAGCCAACACCTTTAATGCCATAATTCTTCGCTGCATAGACCAGCATTCCTCCCCATCCTGATCCGATATCGATGAGAGTATCCTCCTTTTTCAGGAGAAGTTTTCGGCAGATATGCTCATATTTTTGAAGTTGTGCCTGTTCGAGAGTGTCGTTCTCTTTCCTAAAATACGCGCAAGAATATGTCATACTCTTATCAAGAAAAAGCTTGAAATAATCATTCCCTAAATCATAACTATGGGATATATTTTTCTTTGAATTTATCAAGGTGTTCAAAGTTTTAAAGTGATGGAAAAGAATGTTGATTTTTGTTCCTAAAGATAACTTGAGGTTTTGAAGGCTAGGGTCACTCCCTAATTGAAGAAGTTTATCGATATCCCCTTCAACCAAAATGTTCCCATCTATGTA
This portion of the Elusimicrobiota bacterium genome encodes:
- a CDS encoding cyclopropane-fatty-acyl-phospholipid synthase, with product MSQFKKITQDILRKLSNNVPQASFSVIFWDGTKENYGAGTPQFILNFKTENAAKRMISSGSLGFGEEYIDGNILVEGDIDKLLQLGSDPSLQNLKLSLGTKINILFHHFKTLNTLINSKKNISHSYDLGNDYFKLFLDKSMTYSCAYFRKENDTLEQAQLQKYEHICRKLLLKKEDTLIDIGSGWGGMLVYAAKNYGIKGVGCTISKEQYEYSKELTKKEGLENRVTFLFEDYRNMKGNFSKLVSIGMAEHVGKKYFPMFIKTIKSLTRLEGIGLLHTMGHEFDMPEEVFTSKYLFPGYYVPSLAEIVNLLGKNGLTITDVENLRLHYAKTLDEWTNQIKEHSEKIKTIIGERLLRLWYLGFKAASVNFRYGTSRLYQITFTNGLNNSLPLTREYLYT